One genomic region from Argentina anserina chromosome 2, drPotAnse1.1, whole genome shotgun sequence encodes:
- the LOC126784779 gene encoding tubby-like F-box protein 8, whose amino-acid sequence MSFRSIVRDVRDGFGSLSRRSFEVRLTGHHRGKSHGSVHELHDQPLVIQNSRWASLPPELLRDVIKRLEASESVWPARKHFVACASVCRSWREMCKEIVKSPEFSGKITFPLSLKQPGSRDGTIQCFIKRDKSNLTYHLYLCLSPALLVENGKFLLSAKRTRRTTCTEYVISMDADNISRSTNKYIGKLRSNFLGTKFIIYDTQPPYNNAQLSPPGRSRRFNSKKVSPKVPTGSYNIAQVTYELNVLGTRGPRRMHCSMHSIPASSLEPGGSVPGQPELLQRSLEDSFRSISFSKSIDTSTEFSSARFSDIGGSSRYEAEGKERPLVLRNKAPRWHEQLQCWCLNFRGRVTVASVKNFQLIAATTQSTAGAPTPSQPPQPAPSDHDKVILQFGKVGKDMFTMDYRYPLSAFQAFAICLSSFDTKLACE is encoded by the exons ATGTCGTTTCGCAGCATAGTTCGCGATGTAAGAGATGGGTTTGGAAGTTTATCAAGACGAAGTTTTGAGGTGAGATTGACAGGCCATCACAGGGGAAAATCACATGGTTCAGTCCATGAGCTGCATGACCAACCTCTTGTAATCCAGAATAGTCGCTGGGCTAGCCTCCCTCCTGAACTACTCCGAGATGTAATAAAAAGGTTGGAGGCTAGTGAGAGTGTGTGGCCTGCTCGCAAGCATTTTGTTGCCTGTGCTTCAGTGTGCAGGTCATGGAGGGAAATGTGCAAAGAAATCGTCAAAAGTCCTGAATTTTCTGGGAAAATTACTTTCCCACTTTCCCTGAAGCAG CCAGGATCTCGGGATGGAACAATCCAGTGCTTTATTAAGAGGGACAAATCTAATTTAACCTACCACCTTTACTTGTGCCTTAGTCCTG CCTTGCTCGTTGAAAATGGAAAATTTCTTTTGTCTGCTAAGCGAACACGAAGAACTACTTGCACAGAGTATGTGATCTCCATGGATGCTGATAACATATCAAGATCAACTAACAAATACATTGGGAAACTGAG GTCCAATTTTTTAGGCACCAAGTTCATTATATATGATACCCAACCTCCATACAACAATGCTCAGCTCTCCCCACCTGGCCGAAGCCGTCGGTTTAACTCAAAAAAGGTTTCTCCCAAGGTGCCTACTGGCAGCTACAACATTGCACAAGTCACATATGAGTTGAATGTGCTCGGCACTAGGGGTCCACGCAGGATGCACTGCAGCATGCACTCAATCCCTGCCTCATCCCTTGAGCCTGGTGGCTCTGTCCCAGGCCAGCCTGAGCTTCTCCAGCGCTCCCTTGAGGACTCATTCCGGAGCATTTCCTTCTCAAAATCAATTGATACTTCAACTGAGTTCAGCAGTGCTCGATTTTCTGATATTGGGGGGTCATCACGTTATGAAGCGGAGGGAAAAGAGAGGCCATTGGTTCTTCGGAACAAGGCACCGAGATGGCATGAACAGTTGCAGTGTTGGTGCCTAAACTTCCGGGGGCGGGTGACTGTTGCCTCAGTCAAAAACTTTCAGTTGATAGCTGCAACGACACAATCTACTGCTGGTGCACCAACACCCTCACAGCCCCCGCAGCCAGCCCCATCAGACCACGACAAGGTCATACTTCAGTTTGGTAAAGTTGGCAAGGATATGTTTACAATGGACTACCGGTATCCTTTGTCTGCATTTCAAGCCTTTGCGATCTGCTTGAGTAGCTTTGACACCAAATTAGCATGTGAATAG